The genomic segment cagttgtgtgttgttttccttttccactGTAGTACACCTAGACTCTTTCAGTAACAGATTAAATTGAAGTAACTCAACTGTTTCTGCAACTAAACTTATGTGGTGTTCATTGCATAGTGATGTAGAAATGCAGGACTGCCCTGTCTAATATGTTCTGTATGTGAAGGTCATACAATCCTGCAGATGCGCCTATTATAGCTGAGGCCAACAGTCCTCTTCAGTATCCTACTCAGGGTGTGGAGGTGCGACCGCTCAAAACAATCATCATTCCTGGTAACAGCATCTAATGTTACACAATACATCAAAGATACATACATTAAGCTTcaactatttatctattttgGTGCTGCATTTGCTGTTATAGTTAAATTAAAATCCCTCACCATCATCTCATGTTGATCTCTAACAATTTCTCGCTCTCTGTAGGTTTGGGtctcaaagaaaaaacaaagcctAACCACACGGtaatttcatcattttcattgtgGTTGACATATTAATCTTTGGCCATGCTAGCAGCATGGATGTACCTGAAATGGCAATATTGTTCTTGGTCAGTCTTTCAACCACTGTTGCTAATTAGAAAACTTTAGCATGCAAACACAATAAAGTAAGATGGTGAACTTTTTACCTGAATTATCATTGTgagtatgttagcatgctaatattagTGTTAGCTCCAAGCACAGTCTCACCAAGCTGCTACAGTGGCTGCAGACTCATTCTCTGGTTCTGCCTAagtgttttaacttttttgtttttttcttttcccacaGGTATATTTGACAGCAACACAGGGGACTTTTGATGTTGCTGCTACAGTAGGCATGGTTTCTGTtaaaggagggggagagaagcACATAATACTCTCGAGTCCTCAGCTCTCTGCTCTGAACAAGCAGCTGCAGTTCATCACCTATACAAACACTGTGTTCCATCCCAATACAGCAGATACAGGTAATTTTATCTTTCATATACTATATATAGAGTTTCATCTTGATGCTCAGCTGTTATGCACAATATTTTTTgcataaatggtaaatggaacTAGGGTCAGGTGCAAAGAAGTGGTTAGAAACAAGTGTCTCAAAATCCCTTTCAAAGTCAGCAATAAAGATGGCAGTGATGGGGACTGCAGTGTATATGCATTTAGGACATGGCATGACACTTAACTCTTAAcaatgtataaatatgaatagcttcatctcctcacttcctttccatctcaaatatgttgttttatcCTGCAGTTCAATTTGCAACAGAAGGTCATCAGTCATTTTTCACCATTAAAGTTGGACACAAAATCATCCCAAGACTTTACAACTCTGGATACCAAAAAGGTTTGTGTGCAGTTACATCGTTATCACGTGCATTATTTGACCTAAATGTATCAATGTCACCAGTGATGACTTCATGgaataatttttgttttttctttttttgtgggttttttttgttttgttttgttttgtttccacaTAAGAGTACAATATTAGTGCTCTTGTTACTATAGCCACCAAGACCTTTCTGCGCTACGACAAGCTCAAAGAACTCATTGACAGTATACGGCAGTATTATCCAACAGTCACCATAGTGATAGCAGATGATAATGAACACCCTCAGCAAGTGACCGGGCCTCACATTGAACACTACATCATGCCATTTGGAAAGGTAAAGAAGTTTGACTCTATGAAGTATCATAATCTGTGAAGTGAAGTGTCACACAGTTTGGATAATGTGTTTTGATACCCCTTTGTGTGTACAGGGCTGGTTTGCGGGAAGAAACCTGGCAGTGTCTCAAGTGACCACCAAGTATGTGCTCTGGGTGGATGATGATTTTATCTTCACTGCAAACACCAAGTTGGAGAATATGGTGGACGTCTTAGAGAAGACCACCTTGGATCTGGTGAGATACATGCTGAGATACAGTacaatgtgtgtgatgtgcacaCACTTCAATTGTGATAAAACGGAAGTCCTCATTATTGACACTGATAGCATCATTTCCAGAATGCTGAAACAAAGCTAATACTGTATGCAGTTCAAGTAGGAGAACTCGTATCTCCTCAATCCTGGCTGTACTCTACTGAAAGCTGGTGAAATACAGGAGTCATTTTAGTATTTTAGCGCTGACACAGTTTTCCATCATTAAGCTCCCacattcatctctctctcagccaAAACTGAGGAGCTGAGACGACTATGGTCTTACTTTCACTTTTATAATGTTGTTTATAAACCTTTTTTACGGACAGGCAATCCATGGATGTTGTTTGCTGCCATAGTAAGTTATTATGTTGGTATTATTCGTAGTTTTACAGTAGTTTTTTAACTGCCTGATGTTCATCATACCTCATAACCTTTTAACTGCATGCTTATATCACTAGTGTTGCGGATTTGGGTATGCTGCAGCCAACTTCAGTTTTTCTTGAGAGTTTTTTCCCATCAGTCTCATTCAATTACATTCAGCAAATGCATTTCATTCTCAAGAGGAATAAGACATTTTTGGCCATTGAAGTATATTTGGTTTTTAATTTTGAATTCAAAGCCATGCatttagaaaacattaaaatataacaatttaAATGGTTTGACAAgcaaaacaatataataataatctccaTCCATTTAGATATCCATACTGTAAAGACATGAATGAAAACCACTTTAGCTGTTTCTTAAAAACGTAAACTCTTAAGATATTAAGCTTGACAAACTTCAGTGAGATATGGCTTTATGCATTTATACGTTTGCtttatacatgtgttttgttttgttttttccactgcAGTTTGGCCCTGACTGTACATTTTAAAGTAGATTTGCATTATTAGAATATTAGTGGAACACCTGTGAGTATTTGAGTGGCTCTGCGAAGCTGTACTTGGCCACAGCAATGCTTTTAGCTGGATGCTAACCACTGCTAGCACAGTCACAATGACACACTAACACGATTATGTTTAGTagatcattttttttaccatgtacatcatttgttttgcatgttagcatgctaacatagGCTAATTAGCCCCAGTGCAGCGAAGGCTGTTGATAATTGTTGAAGTATGTTTGTCTGGACCACAGTGGGGGATTGACTGATATCCTGTTTTTACAAAagcatttatcatttttaaaacgtttttttgttgttgttgaggtGCCATGTGTGCACCCATTGTCATACTTTTCCGGCTGGACTGGTAACAGACCAGCCCTACTGTGGTTGTTTGTAAGTGAGTGATCAAGTTACAGTATTGATCAGCCACAGCAGAGTGTTAGAACTTTCCTATTAGCCACTGCACTTTCAGAATGGATCTGCATGAGATGATGGAAGCAGAAGACAGAGAATTTGTTCACTTCCCACCACTTAATAACAACATCCCTTTCATATTCTCAGTGTcagattgtttttatttctgtattatatCATGCTTCTGTTATCCAGTTTATGACTTCATGTTATGTCTGTCCACACACTTATGTTATTTCTTGCATCCATAAGTATCTTTTTTAtcttaatatttttgttttgttaatgaCTACAGGTTGGTGGTGCAGTGAGAGAAGCAACAGGTTACACTGCAACATACCGTCACACCATATCAgtggaagagggaggagaagagggtgactgtttacattttagaaaaggCTACTATCATGTCATTGAGGGATTTCCCAATTGTGTGGTGGCTGATGCTGTCATCAACTTCTTCATGGGGAGGACATACAAGGTGCAGCAGGTGGGCTTCGACCCCCGCCTGGCACGGCGCGGTCATCTGGGTGAGTCTGTCTGTAATTATCTGCTATCACATTAACACAGTAATTTATGTtaactattttctatttttagtaTGGTGGAGATTACGTTGAGTTGCTTCAGATTGGAAATATGCTTAAAACAGGAATGTCTTTTTATACTGCAGAGTTCTTCGTCGATGCACTGGGACACCTCCATATTGGCTCCTGTCATGATGTCATCGTAAACCACACATCAAAGATTCATTTACCCTGGACAAAAACAGAATCCCAGAAGGCCTATGAGAAATTCCGTTACACCTCCTCCAGTTCTGAATCTGACCTTTATAAcgaaatattttatttcaaaaacaGGTTCAAGTGCAAGACAAGTAACTGAAACCTGTGCTTCCACTTGTTTCTTTGCTGGTTTAATgtgaggatggatggaaaattATTGTTTTCAGTTACGATTAAGAACACAAGCTGTTGTTTACTGTTCGTTCACTGCCTAAAGACTTGCTGTTGTGTGGACAAATTTTGATCTGTGAACAGAACATTCCTCCCTGATATATTGGGAGAAATCAATGAATCCATATCCTATTCATTAGACATTAACCTCCATTATGCAATATTTACCCTCTAAGGTACACGCTAAAAAGGCCATGTTTTTGGCCATGCAATCATGCTGGCAAAGATTGTGCAAAGATTTGTTGTCTGCCAAGAACAAATCCGACCAATTTTGCAAACCCACTGACTCATTGGGCCGTCATTCAGAAATGTCAATGAAGTTGACATTGTTGAATCTCAATGAAATATCTCGGCAGCTATTGCATGGATTTCCCATTAAATGAGATGTTCATGGTGCCCAGGGAGTAAATCCTGGTAACTTTAATGATGCcttgactttttattttgttgtgttgacattgtttttttgttgtagtttttgtagggggggggggttgtgaaATGTTTCAATAACTGTTGAATTGATGCTACACAGCCTGCTGCCTGAGGGGAGGGGGCAAACACTCCATTTGCAGAGGGGGTGGAGTCTATCATGAGGCAGGAAGCTTTATTCCTGCACCTCCTGATGTAAATGTCATTAATAGTATGTTGGGTGCAGTCGGTGCAGACTTCACTACCCACTTCAAATCATGGTAAATACACTGCCTCCATAACTTCGGCATGTTTGGATGGTGACGTTAGCGTTTAGCTCAAAGCTCTGCAGTGCCTAATTAAAGCTGTTGGATGTTAAATTCTAATTCATTACATAGACATTAGTGGCTGGGATGTGTCTGTGGAGGCCCATGATGATTCATACAAGACAGTGAACCAGTCATTGTCTATATTTATGCTTAAAATTTGTGTTTGGTCATggtggttttttttgtttttttgttttatagtttaaaaaaaaatctatatatcttgttgcaatatttcaataattattattttaaattatttttttataagtaATCAGTAGGTTAGATAATACATCTAATTAAAATTACATCTCACATGATGTACATCTACCCATTCTAAAATGATAACATCATGGTGTATTGGACCCTCCAAGAAAAGGAGCATCCATTTCTGAAAATGAGCACGAAGAAAttgtttattatattgtttacaTATTTTTAGCCACTGAAAGGTTGAGACTCATCAATGAAGCTCCATCTCTTTTGTCCCAATACGAGGAACATGGTCCAAAGCTTTATTATAGTTTGTTTCTCAGGGATTATTgatgtatataaaatgttttcctatctttgttaaaatgtataaagtTTGTAAAGGGTGTCTTTATATTGCACTGTTGTACAATCAATTTTGCTCTTTGAGTAATGCAAGTGAGGAAATAATAGTCTGTAATGAAACTCCTCATCCTATGAATTGTGCTCGTATTCCTTTAAGGTAcactttttttgtaatgtgCACCACCACCCACCCCCACACCTGACTTATATTAATTGCCAAAAGAGAGGGGCagagctgtcagctgatcacgACCTGGTGGTGAGTTCACTCCGATGGTCGGGGAGGTGCCAGTCAGACCTGGCAGAGCCAAACATATTGTGAAGGTCTGCTGGGAATGTCTgacagagtctcctgtcagggAGAGTTTCAACTCCAACCTCCGGgtgaggtcgccgaggtggccAAAAAGCTCCTCAGTGGCAGGGCCctgggggtggatgagatccgccccgagttcctcaaggccctggatgttgtggggctgtcatggttgacacgactcaaCATCACGTGGACATCAGGGGCAGTGCCTCTTGATTGGCAAACTGGgatggtggtccctctttttaagaagggggactggagggtgtgttccaactatagggggatcaacactcctcagcctccctggtaaggtctattcgggggtgctggagaggaggatCCGTCAGTCAGTCGAACCtcagattcaggaggagcaatgTGGTTTTGGTCCGGGTTGTGGAaatgtggaccagctctacaccctctgcaggatccttgagggtgcatcggagtttgcccaaccagtccacatgtgttttgtggacttggagaaggcattcgaccgtgtcactcagggagtcctgtgggggatTCTCCAGGAGTATGGGGTATCTGACCCCCTGATACAGGCCATCCGTTCCCTGtacgaccggtgtcagagcttggtctgCATTGCCAgtagtcggacttgtttccagtgagggtttgACTCTGCCAGGCCTGCCCTTTGTCactgatcctgttcataatctttatggacgggatttctaggtgcagccagggcgttgagggggtccggtttggtgacctcaggattgggtcactgctttttgcagatgatgtggcccagttggcttcatcagaccatGACCTCCAACTCTGTGAGTGTGAAGCGGctgggatgagaatcagcacctccaaatccgagtccgaatcacagcccttgcggtctgCGTTGCCTCGACACGTAGTTACATTTGTGGGGAGGTGCACATCAGGTGACGCCGTCGGCTTGACGTCAACCCAacgtagaagcataaatcagccacATGGTTACGTACACAACACACAACGCATGTTTTGGAGGAGGCAACCGTgtttgagtacacttgggtttgagTGCGGACCAGCTGGGAGGGGGGACATTTGTGCTTCAGCACGGTAGGGAACAACTGGCTCACAACTAGTGTGAGTGCACCCtgaaagacatttaaaactaattttGAAGTCTTGTAGTCTGTTTCGGCGCAAGGGATACACCACCTTGGATCACgtagttaatttttttaattaaacatctGGCTAGCTCTGTGTATATACGTAaaccaaagtttttttttctttttaccatgTCCCTTTACAGGCTCTGTACGTTTCTCCTTGGACGCCGAAGATAATCTTATTCCACTCAGTAGGCTACCAACAGTTATCTCTTCATGAAATGATCATTATTGAGACGGAAAGTGAGAGAGCAAACATGGGTGGATAAGTCTTGTGATGCGTGACACACACGTCTAGGCACGCTGTAAGAGTCAGTGTTCTAGGAAGTTCACTCCAAGTTCATTCCAAAGCATGATGGTACATGAAACTACATGATCTAAATTAGGTACTCATGTCTGGGATCAAAAAATAGGAATGTTAATACAACAAAATCAGaagaagcacacaaacacattactcaatgaatataaaaatgaatatgtgtGAGGGGAGATAAATAGTTAGCCAAGTGGCCTCAATTGCACATACCCATAATTATCAGTGGTAATAAGCAGACAATTATGTGCATACATGCTTTACatgttcaactgaggttgtttttaaatgtgctttataaataaaacttgacttgactttagAAATAATCATATTGGCTGCGTTTGCTAATGGAGTGGCCTTGAAAGCAAGTGATTTGATTGGCTGCATGTTCATATCAACATGACAGTGGATACAGGCAACAAATGTAGACAGCTGGCAAGTGCTTATTTTATTATGatgtagatttttaaaaagtaaaataatcgATCAAGTAGAAATAGCTAAAATAGAGAGAATGTTCAGAGTGCATTCCAAGAGCTTCAGTTATCCACCCATCACTGTTGTGTTACAGCTGTATGTGTTCCCTGTACTGTTTGTCCTTTTCCCTTTCCTGTCTCTTACTCCACCCAGGTCCTCTATTCCTGATCTGTCCTCAATCAGGTGCACCTGGCCTGAGAAAGGAAGTGGTTAAATACTCCAGGTTCTTGGTTCCTGCTTTGTGGACTGCTGGTCTTGCTGTCTCTCAGCCTGGCATCTAGTGTTGCTATTGTTTTTTGACTGTTGTTTGCAGTCTTCATGAACTGTCTTAGTCGTTtggtatgtttttatgttatggGTTGGGTATTTTATTTGCTAGAGCTGGCTAAGGGTGAGGTTAGCGCTAAGTGCTAAGTCAAGTATATTTCAACCTGTCTCATGACCTGCTTTTGCATATCCGTGTGGGGGTTTGCCTCTACAAAGAGGTGAAAGTTAAGTACTTAAGCTGAAAAGCTGACAGAGGCTTTGGCTAGTTTTGAGGAATCACTCTCACTGAGGTTGCACAGTAAATAGCCATTAGCTGACTTTGCCTTTCAGTTTTGATGACACtgcttgtgtttatgttttgttgCCTGGGTAATATTGACAGATTGGTGGCGAGGGGTTTGTGAATGACAGGGATTCCCAAAACAAAAGTATGCAGCACTGCTGTGCCAATGCAGTTGCTGGCAGTTGCTGACAGTTGCCATATTTTGCAGAGGGCATTGGTATCTGTGAGCTTATTTGAAGCTGATGGGGGCTTAAAAAGTCTATCATctgtttatattctgtattGCATTTAAAAATGAGAGCAAAAATACAGTTACaggtattaaaatgtgtgtgatgtgcatgTGGTTGATTTCAACAATGACATTTTTGTTACTATGGTGATAGACTGCTGACTCATTCACTGGAAAGTCATGACCCTTGATGCTGCTTTATActtccactacatttcagagggtaATACTTTACTTTCAACTCCACaactaaaaacatttaaaatacaacattgttaaagattaaactagTGGTTTACAACCTTTTTGGCTCTTGACCTCTTACAATATATATCAGATGGACAAAACCAGTACTTGTACTGCAATATTTTAACTGTAAGTTgataatacttatatactttaACTTAAGTAGAATTCTTAATTGAAGACTTTTACTTATAatccagtatttttatattgctgtattaatacttttacttaCGTAAAGGATCGGAATGTTTCCTTAACTACTGTCCAGAATAATGAACTTGCTGACAGACTGTCATTCCAATATTTCACCACAAGATGGAAACAAACAATCACAAAAATGCCACACAAGTTGAACGGTCCTCTGCCTTGTCATGAACAGCTTGAAattatgattgtgtgtgtgattgtatgGCTAAGATTTGTTgaaaaattgtttttattattgttgtcttACTAAATATGAGCAAACGCATTGgaataatctttattttgaaggtccATTTAACTGCTTCTATACAAATTTGCATTAATTAGAACTGATACAAATTACACAATGTTTTATCCTTTTGTAATATTCCACTGAAATCATTTAACCAGAGTTATTGACAATATCCATGAAATGACAATTCTTagttttttaacattatatGTAGTTCAACTAATATGACATGTGCTCCACTTTCCTACTTTTGCAATGTTACCTGTTAGCACGTCATAGGTTAATCAAAAGCTTTAAAGCGCTGACCTTCCTGGAGTGAGTAGTGAGTAGTTTACAGGGTTACTTTTTTGAATGTaggcctatgtgtgtgtgtgtgtgtgtgcatgctagTAGGTTTGCCTGTAGAATCTGGCTTAGTAAACAGTTGGCCAGAGCCTTGTGTACCATGCTCTAATTGAAGTGGACTACTTCCTGCCAATTAGTGAAATACTCCTTGAGCTTTAAAGGGAAAACCCAAAGGGTACAGTGTCTAGAGGCCTCTTTGAAATATGCACTGCAAAAAATTAATAACTTGGCTATCCAACATCAAGCAAGgaaataattagtttttttctgtcctGGTTTTGAACTCACACTGCATATAGTTTTATCAGGTCAAGGTAACAGGATTGTGATGAGGAGAAACCTTTAGCTGTTGtacagcagagggcagcatgGTGGCAAGGTAAGACATCACTCTTAGTTCATTAGTGGTATTTATAAGGTCTTGTAAAACACATCTTAAACACCTTGTAACAGAAAGGAGAGTGTGTTACAATGTGCAAACCCGTGTACAAAAACGTGTCAAGTTAGTGAGTGCCAAGTTGTAACCGAATTATATTTAGGTTCTCATGTAGGCCTTGATCATTTTCAAAAAttaattcatcatcatttatctAATGAATTAAGAAATAATAAGAACTTCAGTAACACTTAATTTTGCAGATCCCTGCACTAATTTCCAAGAAAATTTTTCAATAGTTTCTTGAAAGTAGCTGTTGCTTATTGTAGACTTTTTAATGAAGAATCGAATATGCTAATGTGTACTTTGGCCAACAAACGTTCACACTAAAAACGGTTAGTTTGGGAATTTTTTTACAAAATAACTACATATGAAACCAAATATGAGTATAGTTACTAACTAAACCAAGttagtttttcttattatttgtaCCAAATTACACTACCCCTTTTGTAAATGTAACTGTTAAATACCTGCAAATTACTCTATATATATCTTATATTTCCAGGaaatttgaataaaattaaaggatgtaaaataaagtgttacctaAAGTTTCATCCAATTTAGCAATGTAGGAatgttatttatgttgtttGATGCATTTTGGTAGGAAAAATACAGCATTCTGCTAGACTGGACTAAGAACTTGTTGTCACACTTCATCCATTTAGCTCTTTGCTGTTGCAAGAATTTCCTTTGTCTTTGtcatttaaatcctgcattTGTCAGACTTTTCATCATATCtgaacagacatacacacactgctctACAGTACGCCACCAAATACAAAGACTGCTCTTCTTCTGTCCTCAAAATCTGACAAGGGGGCATGCTTCACATTCCAAACTGTGTTTTCCCCCCAAACTGTAATCACACTTAAAAACTACAGACACCCAAGTACTGGTGTAGAAACCCAcgtctttcaaatgtgtttgGCATTTAATAAATTTAGTAAAAGGGAGACTGAGTTCTCTTTATGGAGATATATTTATTGTCAAAAAAGCCACTGGATGGTTGCTGACATATACAAAAGTCATTCATAAACTATTTTGTGCAGTCCCTCTGGAGTTCAAAGACAGAACATTTAAAGGCATTATGGAATGGCATTTACTGtacacatttgcatatttaagcACATTTCAAATCtataaatatttcaacaaacTATTCAGTGCACTTTACAGTGTATTTCTCTGTATTGCAGACAACAAAcagaaactaaataaatattactATGCTAATATTCCAGCCATAACGTGTTAgatatttgtttggttttttttagatttatttacacTAAATACGTGATAACATTTCCTGTTGTAAAGTACTTACAGTATATGTGCATGATTTAAACTCATCTGAATTTGTAACTATTTACTTACATCAGATTAAAGTGTGCCAGGGGTGACTCCAGTATATCTACAGGAAAACCGGTAACATTGTAATGTGataattattgtaattcatGACATAGTGCTACAACAGGCTACTGGTTATCTGAAACACTGGTATACAGAAGATAAACTGGACCAAATACTGGAGTGATCATATACAGCAGAGAGATATAGTCTccactaataaaataaatgtacaactCCTAATACCCTCTGCTGTTTTAGTCCCAAACACATGGTTGAAGGAAGCATGACTCGTCATTGTCCATCTGCCTCATACCCAAACAGTCGTGGTGTTCTCTGGACATTTTTCCTGTGGCACATGACAGCagtatcaatatttatttacaacaaTCTAAGTAATCAGAAATCAAAGTCTTTTATATATGGGTGAACATATCTCCTTCTTAGCTTACCCTCTGCTGCTGGATATACATCACGGCATCATGAACAGTTACGAAAATATGTTGAGGGTTCATGTAGTTCATTAGACCACTTGATGTGAGAATCTTTAAAACACTCTCTATGGAGACATACATCATTAATCAGTGTATACTGTATTGAAgttaattttgaaaaatatcatcttaaacataaaacaaatctCTAAAACTGATTTCCCATTAAGTAGTATAATCAAAGAATATATTAAAGAAAACCTTCATGAAGAAAATAATACTGTGtaataaaacaggctttaccaTTGCAGTTTGCCAAATATACATGAACTCCAACTTTCTGGCATTCAGTACACATCTGCAAAAACCCAGAAGCCATCGGTCACATCAATATGATATATCTTGACATAGCGAGAGCTCCATACTGTGAATTCTGAAGCATAATATCTTGGTTTAGCAGACTAACCTGTGTAAATAGTCTTGCTCCAGCAACGTCGACAAATATCACACTGCTACAGTCAATTAACACTGCCTTGACATCATTTTCAGATGTTtctgcagagaaaaacaagacattcCTTGAATTtcactataatataatataacacaaatagaataatttaaaaatatgtagcATTGCAAATTTCATTTGTGATGGCTAAATAGCTGTTGTCAGTGTCCTTATCTAAAATGGCAATATATAGTTTCCATTTTTGGAACTGTATACATATTCAATATAACCACTCAGAGCCGCCAAAAAGTTATCATTACTTACCAGATTTAAAGAACTCATTTTCTGAAGAAAACGATGTGTTTGCAATGCCTCTTTCCTGAAGAGCGATGgaaggagaaaacaaaacaaggcatAAGAAATAGGAATTTACAGTGAGAACAGTTTATTTTTAGGCTCAGTTCATTCAGTGACTGCATTAGTCGTACCACAGTGTTGACGGTGGCCTCTCTTTCCCGTTTCTCCAGGGCTTTTCTGGCCTTCTCCTGGCTGCGGATCTTCTCTGGCGTCAGGCCCAACAGCCTGCTTATCTCCTCCCTGAAGAAGCTGCGGTTGCCATAGTAAATAGGCCCGTTGTAAGTCAAGATCTTCACTCCTGGCACCTCATAGCACTGGAAGAAACACAGGACTCAAAGTCTTTCTGGGATATTCCTGCTGTATCTTCATTAAGATTATGATTATCACTTGTTTTTGGGATTAGAAATGAAGACAATAAGGTTTCCTCTCACCTTGCTGTGGTTCTCCAGGGGTCTGTAAATTTCTGTATTGCTGGCCCGGCCGAGCACTGAACAACCAGCCCTGTTGAACCATGGGTCATTAATTTTAATTGAAGTAACACATACACGATGATACATGATCTGCATTACCTCA from the Scomber japonicus isolate fScoJap1 chromosome 4, fScoJap1.pri, whole genome shotgun sequence genome contains:
- the b4galnt1a gene encoding beta-1,4 N-acetylgalactosaminyltransferase 1a isoform X1; its protein translation is MRACHKKSLGLIVLSGLALALFHVWSPGTTSGVDIQPRQRSEIHELLERKALNAISDYPDIAFNIKEDVACRLARNTCVCLADKESFRLPFANLLFPRVWAHKFDVALLQKHPDPEGVKRHRAQEYNSFQKRSYNPADAPIIAEANSPLQYPTQGVEVRPLKTIIIPGLGLKEKTKPNHTVYLTATQGTFDVAATVGMVSVKGGGEKHIILSSPQLSALNKQLQFITYTNTVFHPNTADTVQFATEGHQSFFTIKVGHKIIPRLYNSGYQKEYNISALVTIATKTFLRYDKLKELIDSIRQYYPTVTIVIADDNEHPQQVTGPHIEHYIMPFGKGWFAGRNLAVSQVTTKYVLWVDDDFIFTANTKLENMVDVLEKTTLDLVGGAVREATGYTATYRHTISVEEGGEEGDCLHFRKGYYHVIEGFPNCVVADAVINFFMGRTYKVQQVGFDPRLARRGHLEFFVDALGHLHIGSCHDVIVNHTSKIHLPWTKTESQKAYEKFRYTSSSSESDLYNEIFYFKNRFKCKTSN
- the b4galnt1a gene encoding beta-1,4 N-acetylgalactosaminyltransferase 1a isoform X2, which codes for MRACHKKSLGLIVLSGLALALFHVWSPGTTSGVDIQPRQRSEIHELLERKALNAISDYPDIAFNIKEDVACRLARNTCVCLADKESFRLPFANLLFPRVWAHKFDVALLQKHPDPEGVKRHRAQEYNSFQKRSYNPADAPIIAEANSPLQYPTQGVEVRPLKTIIIPGLGLKEKTKPNHTVYLTATQGTFDVAATVGMVSVKGGGEKHIILSSPQLSALNKQLQFITYTNTVFHPNTADTVQFATEGHQSFFTIKVGHKIIPRLYNSGYQKEYNISALVTIATKTFLRYDKLKELIDSIRQYYPTVTIVIADDNEHPQQVTGPHIEHYIMPFGKGWFAGRNLAVSQVTTKYVLWVDDDFIFTANTKLENMVDVLEKTTLDLAIHGCCLLP
- the b4galnt1a gene encoding beta-1,4 N-acetylgalactosaminyltransferase 1a isoform X3; this encodes MVSVKGGGEKHIILSSPQLSALNKQLQFITYTNTVFHPNTADTVQFATEGHQSFFTIKVGHKIIPRLYNSGYQKEYNISALVTIATKTFLRYDKLKELIDSIRQYYPTVTIVIADDNEHPQQVTGPHIEHYIMPFGKGWFAGRNLAVSQVTTKYVLWVDDDFIFTANTKLENMVDVLEKTTLDLVGGAVREATGYTATYRHTISVEEGGEEGDCLHFRKGYYHVIEGFPNCVVADAVINFFMGRTYKVQQVGFDPRLARRGHLEFFVDALGHLHIGSCHDVIVNHTSKIHLPWTKTESQKAYEKFRYTSSSSESDLYNEIFYFKNRFKCKTSN